The Henckelia pumila isolate YLH828 chromosome 2, ASM3356847v2, whole genome shotgun sequence genome includes a window with the following:
- the LOC140885478 gene encoding G-type lectin S-receptor-like serine/threonine-protein kinase At1g11300 gives MGFKLQVLFFSIFSCFFFTLCSAMDTISANQSIPDPETLVSSGQRFKLGFFTPVNSTYRYVGIMYNIPVMTVIWVANRENPLYDANGTLLISGDGNLVILDGQKQMLWSSNVSNSIPNSSAQLLNTGNLVLQDNSNGKIVWESFLHASDSFVDNMTLFTDLTTNKKNILTSWRSPSDPAPGRFTTTIEPLEIPQSFVWLDNSPYWRSGPWDGQVFIGLPMMTSFHRGGLELVNDNPGTASMNFKYFNSSILYLELNASGTLQQKLWDDKTGDWTLTWSSISSECDVYAKCGPFGSCNAQETPICSCPQGFEPKNGGEWNAGNWTSGCSRRVRLECGKNSSVGETGKEDGFLRLETVKVPDRLNWLPSLEPECRSKCLDNCSCLAYAYHDGIGCMLWTENLFDVQKFSSGGTDLYIRLADSEIGIIKKKDRKAIIAAAVLVPVLIIVPLCAYFLWKYRGHKQSAIRGAEKDPLNHNLFGVKLEELPFFEFETLSKATDTFDLRNKIGQGGFGPVYKGMLANGQAIAVKRLARSSNQGVEELMNEVEVISKLQHRNLVRVLGCCVEREENMLVYEYMPNGSLDGYLFDGKGFLDWRQRVIIIEGICRGLLYLHRDSRLRIIHRDLKTSNILLDEELNSKISDFGMARIFGGKEDQANTTRVVGTYGYMSPEYALHGRFSEKSDVFSFGVLLLEIVSGRRNASFQYDEQTPSLIGYAWKLWNEGKIVELMDPLVHELPTEKELARYANVGLLCVEEIAKNRPSISTILSMLSHEIAELPLPRQPAFTLNQRSPETEKTPLKYSSNDISSTIMEGR, from the exons ATGGGTTTCAAGCTTCAAGTACTCTTCTTCTCCATATTTTCCTGTTTCTTCTTCACATTATGTTCGGCCATGGATACCATAAGTGCCAACCAATCCATTCCAGACCCTGAAACTTTGGTTTCAAGTGGGCAGAGATTCAAATTGGGTTTTTTCACCCCGGTGAACAGTACTTATCGATATGTTGGTATCATGTACAATATTCCAGTGATGACTGTCATATGGGTGGCTAATAGAGAGAATCCTCTGTACGATGCAAATGGAACATTgcttatttcaggagatgggaatCTTGTGATCTTGGACGGGCAAAAGCAGATGCTATGGTCATCAAATGTTTCGAATTCGATCCCCAATTCAAGTGCTCAGCTCTTGAATACAGGGAATCTGGTGTTACAAGATAACTCAAATGGTAAAATTGTTTGGGAGAGTTTCCTACATGCTTCCGATTCTTTTGTTGATAATATGACACTGTTTACTGATTTAACTACGAACAAGAAAAACATTCTGACTTCATGGAGAAGCCCTTCTGATCCAGCGCCCGGAAGATTCACCACTACAATTGAACCTCTAGAGATTCCGCAAAGTTTCGTGTGGCTAGACAACTCTCCTTATTGGCGAAGCGGCCCCTGGGATGGCCAAGTGTTCATCGGATTACCCATGATGACTTCCTTTCATCGGGGTGGCCTCGAACTTGTTAATGATAACCCTGGAACTGCATCTATGAACTTTAAGTATTTTAATTCGTCCATATTGTATCTAGAATTGAATGCATCTGGGACTTTACAGCAGAAGTTGTGGGATGATAAAACAGGAGATTGGACGTTAACATGGTCCTCCATTTCGTCCGAATGTGATGTCTATGCAAAGTGTGGGCCTTTTGGAAGCTGTAATGCTCAGGAGACACCGATCTGCTCTTGTCCACAAGGGTTCGAACCGAAAAACGGCGGGGAATGGAATGCGGGAAACTGGACTAGTGGCTGCTCGAGAAGGGTTCGACTTGAGTGTGGGAAGAACTCTTCTGTGGGTGAAACGGGGAAAGAAGATGGTTTTTTGAGGCTGGAAACGGTGAAAGTGCCAGATCGTTTGAATTGGCTCCCTAGTTTAGAACCAGAATGCCGGAGCAAATGCTTGGATAATTGTTCTTGTTTAGCTTATGCATATCATGATGGCATTGGGTGTATGCTATGGACTGAAAACTTATTCGACGTGCAGAAGTTTTCTAGTGGTGGCACAGACCTGTATATTCGACTAGCGGATTCGGAAATAG GTATAATTAAGAAAAAAGACCGCAAAGCAATTATTGCAGCTGCAGTACTAGTTCCAGTTTTGATAATTGTTCCTTTATGTGCATACTTTCTGTGGAAGTATAGAG GACACAAGCAAAGTGCAATCCGAGGTGCGGAAAAGGATCCACTCAACCACAATTTGTTTGGAGTTAAGCTGGAGGAGTTGCCATTTTTTGAATTCGAGACACTTTCAAAAGCGACAGACACCTTTGATCTACGAAATAAGATAGGACAGGGTGGCTTTGGTCCAGTCTACAAA GGGATGTTAGCAAATGGACAAGCAATCGCAGTCAAAAGGCTTGCGAGATCCTCCAATCAAGGGGTGGAGGAGTTGATGAACGAGGTTGAGGTGATCTCTAAGCTTCAGCACCGGAATCTTGTTAGAGTCCTTGGTTGCTGTGTGGAGCGTGAAGAAAATATGCTTGTTTATGAATACATGCCCAATGGAAGCTTGGATGGATATCTCTTTG ATGGAAAAGGGTTTCTTGATTGGCGACAACGTGTGATCATAATCGAGGGAATCTGTCGAGGTCTTCTTTATCTTCATAGAGACTCGAGGCTAAGAATCATTCATAGAGATCTAAAAACTAGTAACATCTTACTGGATGAAGAGTTGAACTCCAAAATATCTGATTTCGGAATGGCGAGAATTTTTGGCGGAAAAGAAGATCAAGCCAACACAACAAGGGTTGTTGGAACATA TGGCTACATGTCCCCTGAATATGCATTGCATGGAAGATTCTCAGAAAAATCAGATGTCTTTAGCTTTGGAGTTCTGTTGCTAGAGATTGTAAGTGGGAGAAGAAATGCTAGCTTCCAATATGATGAGCAAACCCCCAGTCTAATAGGAtat GCATGGAAATTGTGGAATGAAGGAAAGATTGTTGAGTTAATGGATCCTTTAGTGCATGAGTTACCAACAGAAAAAGAGTTAGCAAGATATGCAAATGTAGGTCTATTGTGTGTTGAAGAGATTGCTAAAAACAGGCCCAGTATTTCTACAATTTTATCTATGCTTAGTCATGAGATTGCAGAGCTTCCTCTTCCAAGGCAACCTGCATTTACTTTGAATCAAAGGTCTCCAGAAACTGAAAAGACTCCACTCAAATACTCTTCAAATGATATCTCCTCGACTATAATGGAAGGCCGGTAA
- the LOC140885474 gene encoding protein CIA1-like isoform X2, protein MNIMNLELKEIETLRGHTDRVWCIAWNPASGAGRVPAMFASCGADKKVIIWEQDRATGSFQCKQVFDQHAATVRWCAWERSGKLLATSSIDGDIRIWENVTGRLQFAHGLKNHFNAPVNMSWNESGMMLATCLPRQPIWIWQVAFTLRFTDISMVAPSAGHVKMMQWHPMKDILFSCGFDNTIKVWVSDALMVKWECAQSLGESHRGRIHTIQALAFNSKGDRIFACSDDLSITIWSVDIEMIRYGERNAPGTLLCTLTGHHNKTIFSVNWSREEIICSGAADGALCFFAENENDLDSKCLASASDDGTIKIWELASVPPP, encoded by the exons ATGAATATTATGAATTTGGAGCTGAAAGAAATCGAAACTCTTCGAGGCCATACTGATAGGGTTTGGTGTATAGCCTGGAATCCGGCCTCGGGAGCCGGCCGTGTCCCCGCCATGTTCGCTTCATGTGGCGCCGACAAGAAAGTCATCATTTGGGAACAGGACCGCGCCACCGGCTCTTTCCAGTGCAAG CAAGTGTTTGATCAGCATGCTGCAACTGTGCGATGGTGTGCTTGGGAGAGATCTGGAAAGTTATTGGCAACATCGAGTATTGATGGTGACATACGCATTTGGGAGAATGTCACGGGAAGATTACAATTCGCCCATGGTTTGAAG AATCACTTCAACGCTCCAGTGAATATGTCTTGGAATGAATCTGGCATGATGCTAGCGACCTGTCTCCCGCGACAACCAATATGGATATGGCAAGTTGCATTCACTCTCAGGTTTACAGATATATCAATGGTGGCACCTAGTGCAGGACATGTTAAAATGATGCAGTGGCATCCAATGAAGGATATACTGTTTTCATGTGGCTTTGACAATACTATCAAG GTTTGGGTTTCGGATGCACTCATGGTTAAATGGGAATGTGCGCAATCTTTAGGTGAAAGTCACAG AGGACGCATACATACAATCCAGGCCTTAGCTTTTAATTCGAAGGGAGACAGAATCTTTGCCTGTAG TGATGATCTCTCCATTACGATATGGAGTGTTGACATTGAGATGATACGATATGGAGAAAGAAATGCTCCTGG GACACTTCTATGTACTCTTACTGGTCATCACAACAAAACAATTTTTTCTGTTAACTGGTCGAG GGAGGAAATAATTTGCAGTGGGGCAGCTGATGGTGCTCTATGTTTCTTTGCTGAGAATGAAAATGACTTG GATAGCAAGTGTCTTGCCTCTGCAAGTGACGACGGAACAATTAAGATATGGGAATTAGCCTCAGTACCTCCGCCCTGA
- the LOC140885474 gene encoding protein CIA1-like isoform X1, whose product MNIMNLELKEIETLRGHTDRVWCIAWNPASGAGRVPAMFASCGADKKVIIWEQDRATGSFQCKQVFDQHAATVRWCAWERSGKLLATSSIDGDIRIWENVTGRLQFAHGLKNHFNAPVNMSWNESGMMLATCLPRQPIWIWQVAFTLRFTDISMVAPSAGHVKMMQWHPMKDILFSCGFDNTIKVWVSDALMVKWECAQSLGESHRGRIHTIQALAFNSKGDRIFACSDDLSITIWSVDIEMIRYGERNAPGTLLCTLTGHHNKTIFSVNWSREEIICSGAADGALCFFAENENDLCDGPTYKLLLMKDHAHDKEVNSVQWCPKDSKCLASASDDGTIKIWELASVPPP is encoded by the exons ATGAATATTATGAATTTGGAGCTGAAAGAAATCGAAACTCTTCGAGGCCATACTGATAGGGTTTGGTGTATAGCCTGGAATCCGGCCTCGGGAGCCGGCCGTGTCCCCGCCATGTTCGCTTCATGTGGCGCCGACAAGAAAGTCATCATTTGGGAACAGGACCGCGCCACCGGCTCTTTCCAGTGCAAG CAAGTGTTTGATCAGCATGCTGCAACTGTGCGATGGTGTGCTTGGGAGAGATCTGGAAAGTTATTGGCAACATCGAGTATTGATGGTGACATACGCATTTGGGAGAATGTCACGGGAAGATTACAATTCGCCCATGGTTTGAAG AATCACTTCAACGCTCCAGTGAATATGTCTTGGAATGAATCTGGCATGATGCTAGCGACCTGTCTCCCGCGACAACCAATATGGATATGGCAAGTTGCATTCACTCTCAGGTTTACAGATATATCAATGGTGGCACCTAGTGCAGGACATGTTAAAATGATGCAGTGGCATCCAATGAAGGATATACTGTTTTCATGTGGCTTTGACAATACTATCAAG GTTTGGGTTTCGGATGCACTCATGGTTAAATGGGAATGTGCGCAATCTTTAGGTGAAAGTCACAG AGGACGCATACATACAATCCAGGCCTTAGCTTTTAATTCGAAGGGAGACAGAATCTTTGCCTGTAG TGATGATCTCTCCATTACGATATGGAGTGTTGACATTGAGATGATACGATATGGAGAAAGAAATGCTCCTGG GACACTTCTATGTACTCTTACTGGTCATCACAACAAAACAATTTTTTCTGTTAACTGGTCGAG GGAGGAAATAATTTGCAGTGGGGCAGCTGATGGTGCTCTATGTTTCTTTGCTGAGAATGAAAATGACTTG TGTGATGGACCTACATATAAATTGCTACTAATGAAAGACCATGCTCATGATAAGGAAGTAAATTCGGTTCAATGGTGTCCCAAG GATAGCAAGTGTCTTGCCTCTGCAAGTGACGACGGAACAATTAAGATATGGGAATTAGCCTCAGTACCTCCGCCCTGA